The Iamia majanohamensis genome window below encodes:
- a CDS encoding beta strand repeat-containing protein, whose translation MRWTTTKKAAATAALGAAGLLLGTGMAGAAPTDTTTSSLPTSSSASIVEPGSLDDGGMSSLLQELSGTAQSGDTGDANGDATSGGTGDAGSSTTGEGTGGDSGGSSTEGTVTGGDTGDSSSSAGNDVTGTSGDVGSGDTGDATADGTATSGDSGDTGDSGDSGDAMTVAPCVALFGDCTGDATAQSGDTGDSGDSGATGDAGVESDATSGDSHNEGSSGDVTADPEASSDATSGDSSTIGGVGGGDTGDAGDGEGNALSGTSSGDSGDATSDPATGDSGDAATDAATEGTVPGDTGDDEGDATDDQVEQMLEALAATGDTGDATGTADSGPTGDATSDTTGTGTGGDSGDSDTTGTVTGGDTGDATSDAGNTVDATSGDVGSGDTGDSTADGTATSGTSGDTGDSGDSGTATVEPTDDQPGQGDVDEGTDEGGDVTGDTTATSGATGATGDSGPTGDAGVDPDATSGDSHNEGSSGDVTASPTADSGSTSGSSTTGGHTNGGDTGDAGNGSATSGSHTGSGDSGDATSDPTSGSTGNATVDALTGAG comes from the coding sequence CCCTGGGCGCAGCCGGTCTGCTGCTCGGGACCGGGATGGCCGGAGCGGCACCCACCGACACCACCACCTCATCGCTGCCGACGTCCTCGTCGGCGTCGATCGTGGAGCCCGGCTCCCTCGACGACGGCGGCATGTCGTCGCTGCTCCAGGAGCTCTCGGGCACCGCGCAGTCCGGCGACACCGGCGACGCGAACGGTGACGCCACCTCCGGCGGCACCGGCGACGCCGGGTCGTCGACCACCGGCGAGGGCACCGGAGGCGACTCCGGTGGCTCGAGCACCGAGGGCACGGTGACCGGTGGCGACACCGGGGACTCGTCGTCGTCGGCCGGCAACGACGTGACCGGGACCTCCGGTGACGTCGGCTCCGGAGACACCGGCGACGCCACCGCCGACGGCACCGCCACCTCCGGGGATTCCGGCGACACCGGCGACTCCGGGGACTCCGGCGACGCCATGACCGTCGCCCCCTGCGTGGCCCTGTTCGGGGACTGCACCGGCGACGCCACCGCCCAGAGCGGCGACACCGGCGACTCCGGCGACTCCGGGGCCACCGGCGACGCCGGCGTCGAGTCCGACGCCACCTCCGGCGACTCCCACAACGAGGGCAGCTCCGGTGACGTGACCGCGGATCCCGAGGCCAGCAGCGATGCCACCTCGGGCGACTCGAGCACCATCGGAGGCGTCGGCGGTGGCGACACCGGCGACGCCGGCGACGGGGAGGGCAACGCCCTGTCCGGCACCAGCTCCGGAGACTCCGGGGACGCCACCTCGGACCCGGCCACCGGTGACAGCGGCGACGCCGCCACCGATGCCGCCACCGAGGGCACCGTCCCCGGTGACACCGGCGACGACGAGGGTGACGCCACCGACGACCAGGTCGAGCAGATGCTCGAGGCCCTGGCCGCCACCGGCGACACCGGCGACGCCACCGGCACCGCCGACTCCGGCCCGACCGGGGACGCCACCAGCGACACCACCGGCACCGGGACCGGGGGCGACTCCGGCGACTCGGACACCACCGGCACCGTGACCGGTGGTGACACCGGGGACGCCACCAGCGACGCCGGCAACACCGTCGACGCCACCTCCGGCGACGTCGGCTCCGGCGACACCGGCGACTCCACCGCCGACGGCACCGCCACCTCCGGCACCTCGGGTGACACCGGGGACTCCGGCGACAGCGGCACCGCCACCGTCGAGCCCACCGACGACCAGCCCGGTCAGGGCGACGTCGACGAGGGGACCGACGAGGGTGGCGACGTCACCGGTGACACCACCGCCACCAGCGGCGCCACCGGCGCCACCGGCGACTCCGGGCCGACCGGCGACGCCGGCGTCGACCCCGACGCCACCTCCGGCGACTCCCACAACGAGGGCAGCTCCGGTGACGTCACCGCCAGCCCGACCGCCGACTCCGGCTCCACCAGCGGGAGCAGCACCACCGGTGGTCACACCAACGGCGGCGACACCGGCGACGCCGGCAACGGATCCGCCACGAGCGGCTCCCACACCGGCAGCGGCGACAGCGGCGATGCCACCAGCGACCCGACGAGCGGGTCCACCGGCAACGCCACCGTCGACGCCCTCACCGGCGCCGGCTGA